A section of the Veillonella criceti genome encodes:
- a CDS encoding GIY-YIG nuclease family protein gives MAIDGAVITLFLLDKEPTGRIKGSMEGRPGVVYKIPRTLADNCNDLKYLQQSGVYFLMGTDKDDNASIYIGQGGIRKNGLGVLSRAVEAHQSIDYWTEAIIITTSDDSFGPTEISFLENKFCNMAKKGNRYKVTNNVEPTIGNISEEKECVLEEFISYIKMIIGTMGYKIFDPIGKSTKTKEDKLITTLKGYKAYGKRTNDGFMVFKGSEVVQEKTASCPNYVIRNRDKYKSKIKNGKLIEDILFSSPSAAATFVHFASANGLLVWKRVSDGMTLGEIEKALEEKVLNS, from the coding sequence TTGGCTATAGATGGAGCAGTTATTACCTTATTTTTATTAGATAAAGAGCCAACTGGTCGTATTAAGGGGAGTATGGAAGGTCGCCCAGGTGTAGTGTATAAAATCCCCAGAACCTTAGCGGATAATTGTAATGACTTAAAATATTTACAACAAAGTGGTGTTTATTTTCTAATGGGAACTGATAAAGATGATAACGCCAGTATTTATATAGGGCAGGGAGGAATACGAAAAAATGGGTTAGGCGTTTTATCTAGAGCAGTAGAAGCACATCAATCTATTGACTATTGGACGGAAGCTATTATTATCACAACATCAGATGACTCTTTTGGCCCTACAGAAATAAGCTTTTTGGAAAATAAATTTTGTAATATGGCAAAGAAAGGTAACCGTTATAAAGTTACAAATAATGTAGAGCCTACAATTGGCAATATTTCTGAAGAAAAAGAATGTGTGTTAGAAGAGTTTATTTCTTATATTAAAATGATTATAGGGACAATGGGCTATAAAATATTTGATCCTATTGGTAAAAGCACAAAAACGAAAGAAGACAAGTTGATTACTACTTTAAAAGGTTATAAGGCTTATGGTAAACGGACAAATGATGGCTTTATGGTATTTAAAGGTAGTGAAGTTGTTCAAGAAAAAACAGCTAGTTGTCCTAATTATGTAATACGTAATAGAGATAAGTATAAAAGTAAAATAAAAAATGGAAAATTAATTGAAGATATACTATTTTCTTCCCCTTCTGCTGCTGCGACCTTTGTACATTTTGCTAGTGCTAATGGGTTACTAGTTTGGAAACGAGTTAGTGATGGTATGACATTAGGTGAAATAGAAAAAGCGTTAGAAGAAAAAGTATTAAACAGTTGA